The following are encoded together in the Methylorubrum sp. B1-46 genome:
- a CDS encoding hybrid sensor histidine kinase/response regulator gives MPSSPEKPRAPGPNTPVTGSGASGVVDQHHDIFFAAVETTRMPMIVTDPHQPDNPIIFANRAFIRMTGYSADELIGSNCRFLQGRDTDRDTISEVRDAIREHREFATEILNYRKDGSSFWNALFVSPVFNRSGDLVYFFGSQLDVSRRRDAEESLHQAQKMESLGQLTGGIAHDFNNLLQVVSGHNEVMLALLDHPTLDVSRMRRAGEAVRAATDRAAKLTHQLLAFSRKQRLEGRLLNLNGLVESMGEMAGRTLGDDVVLKSVLAPDLWTTRIDPTQAEVALLNVLINARDAMPGGGSVTVRTENLLIEDEDTALYKTVPPGAYVVISVTDTGLGMPPEILARVMEPFFTTKDEGKGTGLGLAMVYGFAKQSGGSVKIYSEVGHGTTVRLLFPASDQKAEDEHKPSIRAADRHGTETVLVVDDRPDVAATAGIILEDFGYRVTVVDGPRAALDILDGEGRIDLLFTDLIMPGGMNGVMLARAARERQPKIKVLLTTGYAEASMERTDAGGTEFEIINKPYKRMELARRVRRVIDGPTGVG, from the coding sequence ATGCCCTCTTCACCCGAGAAGCCCAGGGCACCCGGGCCGAATACGCCTGTCACCGGCAGCGGCGCCTCAGGCGTCGTCGATCAACATCACGACATCTTCTTCGCGGCCGTCGAAACGACGCGTATGCCGATGATCGTCACGGACCCACACCAGCCGGACAACCCGATCATCTTCGCCAACCGCGCCTTCATCCGGATGACCGGCTATTCGGCCGACGAGCTGATCGGATCGAACTGCCGGTTTCTCCAGGGCCGCGACACCGACCGCGACACCATCTCGGAGGTGCGCGACGCGATCCGTGAGCATCGCGAGTTCGCCACCGAGATCCTGAACTACCGCAAGGACGGCTCCTCGTTCTGGAACGCGCTGTTCGTCAGCCCGGTGTTCAACCGCTCGGGCGATCTCGTCTACTTCTTCGGCTCGCAGCTCGACGTGTCGCGCCGCCGCGACGCGGAGGAATCGCTGCACCAAGCCCAGAAGATGGAGAGCCTCGGCCAGCTCACCGGCGGCATCGCCCACGACTTCAACAACCTGCTTCAAGTCGTGTCGGGCCATAACGAGGTGATGCTGGCGCTGCTCGACCACCCCACCCTCGACGTGTCGCGGATGCGCCGGGCCGGCGAGGCGGTGCGGGCGGCGACCGACCGCGCCGCCAAGCTCACCCACCAGCTCCTCGCCTTCTCGCGCAAGCAACGGCTGGAGGGGCGGCTGCTGAACCTCAACGGCCTCGTCGAGAGCATGGGCGAGATGGCCGGGCGGACACTCGGCGACGACGTCGTGCTGAAATCCGTCCTCGCGCCGGATCTCTGGACCACCCGCATCGACCCGACCCAGGCCGAGGTCGCCCTGCTCAACGTCCTGATCAACGCCCGCGACGCGATGCCGGGAGGCGGCTCGGTGACGGTGCGGACCGAGAACCTGCTGATCGAGGACGAGGACACCGCCCTCTACAAGACCGTGCCGCCGGGCGCCTACGTGGTGATCTCGGTGACCGATACCGGCCTCGGCATGCCGCCGGAGATCCTGGCCCGCGTCATGGAGCCGTTCTTCACCACCAAGGACGAGGGCAAGGGCACGGGGCTCGGGCTCGCCATGGTCTACGGCTTCGCCAAGCAGTCGGGCGGCTCGGTGAAGATCTATTCCGAGGTCGGACACGGGACGACGGTGCGGCTCCTGTTTCCCGCTTCCGACCAGAAGGCCGAGGACGAGCATAAGCCCTCGATTCGCGCCGCCGACCGGCACGGCACCGAGACGGTACTCGTCGTGGACGACCGGCCCGACGTCGCCGCCACCGCCGGCATCATCTTGGAAGATTTCGGCTACCGGGTCACCGTGGTCGACGGCCCGAGGGCAGCGCTCGACATCCTCGACGGCGAAGGGCGCATCGACCTGCTGTTCACCGACCTGATCATGCCCGGCGGCATGAACGGGGTGATGCTGGCCCGCGCCGCGCGGGAGCGGCAGCCCAAGATCAAGGTGCTGCTGACCACCGGCTACGCCGAGGCCTCGATGGAGCGCACCGACGCGGGCGGCACCGAGTTCGAGATCATCAACAAGCCCTACAAGCGGATGGAGCTGGCCCGACGGGTGCGGCGGGTGATCGACGGGCCGACGGGGGTGGGGTAG
- the lpdA gene encoding dihydrolipoyl dehydrogenase — protein sequence MSYDLVVIGTGPGGYVCAIRAAQLGLKTAVVEKRATHGGTCLNVGCIPSKALLHASEAFEEANKHFSELGIDVGTPKLDLKKMQAFKQGGVDGNTKGVEFLLKKNKVDTYHGRGRIAGAGRVEVISDDGGNQMLETKNIVIATGSDVTRLPGVEIDEKTVVSSTGALELSAVPKRLVVIGAGVIGLELGSVWRRLGAEVTVIEYLDRVLPGMDGEVGKQFQRILAKQGMVFKLSTKVTGVEVNKKGGATVTVEPAQGGEPEKIEADVVLVAIGRVPYTEGLGLETVGVATDNKGRIETDSHYATNVTGIYAIGDVIAGPMLAHKAEDEGVAVAEILAGQSGHVNYGVIPNVVYTFPEVASVGKTEEELKKDGIAYKAGKFPFTANGRAKANGTTDGFVKILADEKTDRVLGVHIIGADAGNLIAEVAVAMEFAASAEDIARTCHAHPTLTEAVKEAALAVDKRAIHV from the coding sequence ATGAGCTACGATCTCGTCGTCATCGGCACCGGCCCCGGCGGCTATGTCTGCGCCATCCGCGCGGCCCAGCTCGGGCTGAAGACCGCGGTGGTCGAGAAGCGGGCGACCCACGGCGGCACCTGCCTCAATGTCGGCTGCATCCCCTCGAAGGCGCTGCTGCACGCTTCCGAAGCGTTCGAGGAGGCCAACAAGCACTTTTCGGAGTTGGGCATCGACGTGGGCACGCCGAAGCTCGATCTCAAAAAGATGCAGGCGTTCAAGCAGGGCGGCGTCGACGGCAACACCAAGGGCGTCGAGTTTCTGCTCAAGAAGAACAAGGTCGACACCTATCACGGCCGCGGTCGCATTGCCGGGGCCGGCCGGGTCGAGGTGATCTCGGACGATGGCGGCAACCAGATGCTGGAGACCAAGAACATCGTCATCGCCACCGGCTCCGACGTGACGCGGCTGCCGGGCGTCGAGATCGACGAGAAGACGGTGGTCTCTTCCACCGGCGCCCTCGAACTCAGCGCGGTGCCCAAGCGCCTCGTGGTGATCGGCGCGGGCGTGATCGGGCTCGAACTCGGCTCGGTCTGGCGCCGGCTCGGCGCCGAGGTGACGGTGATCGAGTATCTCGACCGCGTGCTGCCGGGCATGGACGGCGAGGTCGGCAAGCAGTTCCAGCGGATCCTGGCCAAGCAGGGCATGGTCTTCAAGCTCTCGACCAAGGTGACCGGCGTCGAGGTCAACAAGAAGGGCGGCGCGACCGTCACCGTCGAGCCAGCGCAGGGTGGCGAGCCGGAGAAGATCGAGGCCGACGTGGTGCTCGTGGCCATCGGCCGGGTGCCCTACACTGAGGGGCTCGGGCTGGAGACGGTGGGCGTGGCCACCGACAACAAGGGCCGGATCGAGACCGACAGCCACTACGCCACCAACGTCACCGGCATCTACGCCATCGGCGACGTGATCGCCGGGCCGATGCTCGCCCACAAGGCGGAGGACGAGGGCGTTGCGGTCGCCGAGATCCTGGCCGGGCAGTCGGGTCACGTGAATTACGGCGTGATCCCGAACGTGGTCTACACCTTCCCGGAGGTCGCCTCGGTCGGCAAGACCGAGGAGGAGCTGAAGAAGGACGGCATCGCCTACAAGGCCGGCAAGTTCCCCTTCACCGCCAACGGCCGCGCCAAGGCCAACGGCACCACCGACGGCTTCGTGAAGATCCTCGCGGATGAGAAGACGGATCGCGTGCTCGGCGTCCATATCATCGGCGCGGATGCCGGCAATCTCATCGCCGAGGTCGCCGTGGCGATGGAGTTCGCGGCCTCCGCCGAGGACATCGCCCGCACTTGCCACGCCCACCCGACGCTGACGGAAGCGGTCAAGGAAGCCGCGCTTGCGGTCGATAAGCGGGCGATCCACGTCTGA
- a CDS encoding DUF4241 domain-containing protein produces MPRLSDPGRRIVLGLAAAAVGAGLAASLARLFPWQRAGREGDQPVADAPYDPRENEPNLSVTGLPDDALRERDITRMALGLLPLPNGTVIAADPLVQPEREAFTRRVEPGDYPVTLYQAQGRVALAELRFADGTPARWELALVPGQDIASLKAGEVFGYPVDGGLGCFMDPAARAAMARRDAQEQKQAGYSNYYDDVLASELKDSNLNWVMHRPLPDDPARVAVFSSGWGDGVYPSYWGLDAAGQPLRLVTDFGIIENGDGRDTWEIAFAAALAGLTPEQRRDSERGYAALKSDDRAAFAALLDAGRIAPETPIEAVEGTFTFEAIRLDKPEALERLVRHGAPTLMPPYLQIGDERTTYPAYARSLKTPRSPQLLAVIEAWERTGSTDTPSRGQTQP; encoded by the coding sequence ATGCCTCGATTGTCCGACCCAGGCCGGCGCATCGTCCTCGGTCTCGCCGCGGCGGCGGTCGGGGCGGGACTCGCGGCTTCGCTCGCCCGGCTCTTCCCGTGGCAGCGGGCGGGCCGCGAAGGAGATCAACCGGTGGCCGATGCGCCCTACGATCCCAGGGAGAACGAGCCCAACCTGTCCGTGACCGGATTGCCCGACGACGCTTTGCGGGAGCGGGACATCACCCGCATGGCCCTCGGGCTCCTGCCGCTGCCGAACGGCACGGTGATCGCCGCCGATCCTCTGGTGCAGCCCGAGCGTGAGGCCTTCACCCGCCGGGTCGAGCCGGGTGACTATCCGGTCACGCTCTATCAGGCGCAAGGCCGGGTCGCCCTGGCCGAGCTTCGTTTCGCCGACGGGACGCCGGCGCGCTGGGAACTCGCCCTCGTGCCGGGCCAGGACATCGCCAGCCTGAAGGCGGGCGAGGTCTTCGGCTATCCCGTCGATGGCGGGCTCGGCTGCTTCATGGACCCGGCCGCGCGTGCCGCGATGGCGCGCCGCGATGCGCAGGAGCAGAAGCAGGCCGGCTACAGCAACTATTACGACGACGTGCTGGCAAGCGAGCTGAAGGATTCGAACCTAAACTGGGTCATGCATCGGCCGCTGCCGGATGATCCGGCGCGGGTCGCGGTCTTCTCCAGCGGCTGGGGTGACGGCGTCTACCCCTCGTACTGGGGCCTCGATGCAGCCGGGCAGCCGCTCCGGCTCGTCACGGATTTCGGGATCATCGAGAACGGCGACGGGCGCGATACGTGGGAGATCGCCTTCGCCGCGGCCCTGGCCGGGCTCACGCCGGAGCAGCGCCGCGACAGCGAGCGGGGCTACGCGGCGCTGAAGTCCGATGATCGTGCCGCCTTCGCAGCCCTGCTCGATGCGGGCCGGATCGCACCCGAGACGCCGATCGAAGCCGTCGAGGGCACCTTCACCTTCGAAGCGATCCGCCTCGACAAGCCGGAGGCGCTCGAACGCCTCGTCCGGCACGGCGCGCCCACCCTGATGCCGCCGTACCTGCAGATCGGCGACGAGCGGACGACCTATCCGGCTTACGCCCGCTCCCTCAAGACACCCCGGTCGCCGCAACTCCTCGCCGTCATCGAGGCCTGGGAGCGCACCGGCTCAACCGACACGCCATCACGAGGACAGACCCAACCATGA
- the odhB gene encoding 2-oxoglutarate dehydrogenase complex dihydrolipoyllysine-residue succinyltransferase encodes MATDILVPTLGESVSEATIGRWFKKPGDTVAADEPLVELETDKVTLEVNAPAAGQLGEILVKDGETVEPGAVLGSIVEGGKGADKGADKGASKPAPKSAEPAETKTQSREEKGEGKAAKEAPAQESSASYGSHGDAPPAGGRGADESGPAVAKLARESGIDPASLNGSGKDGRVTKGDMLAAIDKGVPKAPAQESRSETKAPPRAPSAPNDAAREERVRMTKLRQTIAKRLKSAQDTAAMLTTFNDVDMGAVMALRSQYKDIFEKKHGTKLGFMGFFTKAVIGALKDVPAVNAEIDGQDLVYKNYYHIGIAVGTDKGLVVPVVRDADDLSIAGIEKKIAGFGKKAREGKLSIDEMQGGTFTITNGGIYGSLMSTPILNAPQSGILGMHRIEERPVVRNGKIEARPMMYLALSYDHRIVDGKEAVTFLVRVKEALEDPARLVLDL; translated from the coding sequence ATGGCGACCGATATCCTCGTCCCCACGCTCGGCGAATCCGTCAGTGAGGCCACGATCGGCCGCTGGTTCAAGAAGCCCGGCGACACGGTGGCCGCCGACGAGCCCCTGGTTGAGCTCGAGACCGACAAGGTCACGCTCGAGGTGAACGCGCCGGCCGCGGGCCAGCTCGGCGAGATCCTGGTCAAGGACGGCGAGACGGTGGAGCCCGGTGCGGTGCTCGGCTCGATCGTCGAGGGTGGCAAAGGTGCCGACAAGGGTGCCGACAAGGGCGCGAGCAAGCCGGCCCCGAAGAGCGCCGAGCCCGCCGAGACCAAGACGCAGAGCCGCGAGGAGAAGGGCGAGGGCAAGGCGGCCAAGGAGGCGCCTGCCCAGGAATCCTCCGCATCCTACGGCAGCCACGGCGACGCCCCGCCGGCCGGGGGCCGCGGCGCCGACGAGAGCGGTCCGGCGGTGGCCAAGCTCGCCCGCGAATCCGGCATCGATCCGGCCAGCCTCAACGGCAGCGGCAAGGACGGCCGCGTGACCAAGGGCGACATGCTCGCCGCCATCGACAAGGGCGTCCCGAAGGCTCCGGCTCAGGAGTCCAGGAGCGAGACCAAGGCCCCGCCGCGGGCGCCCTCCGCACCGAATGACGCCGCGCGCGAGGAGCGCGTGCGGATGACGAAGCTCCGCCAGACCATCGCGAAGCGCCTCAAGAGCGCCCAGGACACGGCGGCGATGCTGACCACGTTCAACGACGTGGACATGGGCGCGGTGATGGCGCTCCGCTCGCAGTACAAGGACATCTTCGAGAAGAAGCACGGGACGAAGCTCGGCTTCATGGGCTTCTTCACCAAGGCGGTGATCGGCGCGCTCAAGGACGTGCCGGCGGTCAATGCCGAGATCGACGGGCAGGACCTCGTCTACAAGAACTACTACCACATCGGCATCGCCGTCGGCACCGATAAGGGCCTGGTCGTACCGGTGGTGCGCGACGCCGACGACTTGTCGATCGCCGGCATCGAGAAGAAGATCGCCGGCTTCGGCAAGAAGGCGCGCGAGGGCAAGCTCTCCATCGACGAGATGCAGGGCGGCACCTTCACCATCACCAACGGCGGCATCTACGGCTCGCTGATGTCGACGCCGATCCTCAACGCCCCGCAATCCGGCATTTTGGGCATGCACCGCATCGAGGAGCGTCCGGTGGTGCGGAACGGCAAGATCGAGGCGCGGCCGATGATGTATCTGGCGCTCTCCTACGATCACCGCATCGTCGACGGGAAGGAGGCCGTGACCTTCCTCGTCCGCGTCAAGGAGGCACTGGAGGATCCGGCCCGCCTCGTGCTCGACCTCTGA